atttttctttcacaataaaacaACATCAGCCAGCTTATAAGCCACGAAAACGAGAAGCGATCAGGACGCAGGTGATCAAAGGGTTCCCCAGTCCCATGTTCCATTTCTAGGCACAGTCCTCCCACTAGTCCAACTGTTGACATCAGCAAAAAGCATTCCGGATTCAAATCAAACACAGAAACTGAGCCAGAGATTTTTCACGGCAACCAAATCATTTCAGCCCGTGCGGTTTGACCGGGGCGAGTTCTCCCTTGCCGACCCAGCAGTTGCCATCACACTTCCTGTGCAAATTCCGCGCAAGTTTTTACTACCAGTAGTGTGGCCAAAACTTCAAGTCCAAGTCCAAGTCCTAGGGAGGCGGCTAGGCCAGCGACCCAAAGTGGTACACGTTCAAACCATTTGAAAATTGCAATCCACAGCACAGTCATATCAACAACTACtacttccacatttacattagtAGGAGTACATTACAATGATTAATTTACACCAACCACACACTCCCTGCCTGCGTATATGTACAGTACACACAAGAACCTAACACGTGACCCACCGCATCATCAACAAATATTAAAACACATCCTGATTATTATCATGGTGCTTGGCGTATGAGGCTGTCAACACTAATTCACACTGCCTAGCCATGGAAGGAGTACTAACCATCAATCAACTACCTAATGGACGACCTGCAGCAGCAGCTAGACCCTGTTCGCATGCTTTgatacggtgtttttctctcccagTAAAACAGTACCAGTTTATAAGCCACGTAAACGATGAAGCGAACAGGGTGTACAAACGGCTAAACCCCAGCAGTAGCAATTCAGCCAAGAAAGCATCAGAACCACGCACCAAAATAAAGCACCAAACCTAAACTGaacagggagagggaggggaaccGTGCGGTAGCTGACTAGTGGGACCCCAGAGGCCCCACGCCTTCCAGCTGAGGACGGAGCCCCATCCGCGCCGCCGCTTCTCGTCGTCACCGCCGGCGGCCGCGGTCGAAGCCTCCTCCTTCTCATCCTCCGCCGTCAGGTACTCCGCACCGTCCTCCATCTTCGGCGCTTCCTCCGGGACAGGGAGATCGGCCGCGGGATGCAGCAGCGGAAGCGGCGGGAGGGAATCGACGCCGACCTCcttctccttccccttccccttaaCCTTGCCGGCCTTCTCcttggcggcggcgacggcgtccTTAGCAGCTGCGCCGGCGCGCTTCTTCCGGCCGCGTCGGCCCCCGcctcccttgccgccgccgcggtccctctcctcctccgccAGGTGCTCGTCGAACGCCTCGATGGCGCGGTGGATGGCCTCGCGGTCGCCCTCCGGGGACCCGTCCCAGCGGGACCAGTACGCCGTGTAGCACCCGAAGCAGCCGCACCCGAGCTCCGGCCGGTGGTGCTCCCCCGCCGCCTTCCCGTCCCCGCCGCGCGCAGGCGTCGGCGTAGGCGGCGCCGAGGACCGCAGCGACGCCAGCACCAGGTACGCCAGCACCTCCTTCCCCTCGGCCCCGAGCGGGGCCGCGGCCGCGAGCACCGCCGCGGGCAGCAGCCGCATCAGCACCGCCTCCGCAGTCGTCATCTCTCCGGCTCTGccgccggcggccgccgccgccggcgacggcgagggatgcaccttgcccttccccattcctTCGCGACTCTTCTTCTCCCTCCGGCTttgatttgtttttcttttcggAAAATGAATAATCCCTCGTGGTTGGCTGGATTGCTTGGGTTTTAAGCGACCTCTGACCTCTCTGCGCTCGGGGTGGGCCCCGCAGTGCGGCCGGGCGGAGTGGATTAGGTGCGGCCGCGGGATCCTCTGCGGCTGTCGGCGCTTGTGTGGCGGGGTCGGCGCTGAGGCGAAGCGTTGGATGGCAGATGGACGGGTGGGATGCCACGGGAGGTGGCGATGGATTTCATATATTCTGTGCGGTTGCGTGGTTCGTGACGTTTTATGATCCGGCTTGTTGTGGTTATTACTGTACGAGCTTAACTTTACAATGCTTTTTGTTGTGGTTATTAAGAGATTATTACATGCGATTAGATTAGTGCAggagtgttattttttttaaaagtgaTTACGCCAGCGCTTCGCTAGGCCGGTATTGAATATTCTTTGTGTGTTTGGCAATGCTAATTAATCTGGTAGAGCAAAATTAAGATGGAGATATCTGTTCTTACTCTGTTTTCAGCAGTATTAGCTGAGTCATGCTTAGTACACTCAGTTGGCTTTTGTCAAGGAATAAACAAATAGTAGAGGAAAAACATACTAGGAtggaatcttttttttttgtctaaaaTTGTGACAAGATATGGCCATAGTCTTCACGcgagagtagggatgaaaacggatcggatacggacggatatcaccgatattatatttgttttcatatttctgtccggattcggattcgaatacggatagtgtcaactatgtcggataggatacgattggatatcgacatcataaatatgtgatttgagtattcggatacggatacggtatcggatgttggtatccggactcggatacggacagatctcaacccctctaaacggattcggtttcgaatacggtcggaaaatatccgtaccgttttcatccctacgcgAGAGTGAGACTTATGCTTAAGTTCAACCAAATGGATAGGACGTAATCCCTCCTGTCTAAGTATGACATTTAAGACAGGAAGCAAACCTGAAACGTCAATTTTTAGTTAATTGCAGTCGGAGGTACGTACTAGTGGGACGCTCCAAACATGGACCCCGCTTTTTACGTGTCGCTCAAAAGGTGTGGCATTTGACAATAAGTTAGTAACCCTAAACAAATTTGGAGCGCCTAGCTGCCCTACTGCAAAAGCTTTTAGCTCACTGAACACCCCCAATGTGGCACGGAAGCTTGCGTGGCGGCCGTGCAGGGCTTGCGATGCTTTTGCAATATATGACATGACATGTGCGTCCAGCGTATTTGCTTTCTACAGTAAAGAAATGTGTTTTACTATGAGTGATAACAATTATTAAAACGATAATGTTACAAATTAAGATGTCCGGAAGCCTCCACTCACTCCGGCACGTGTCGCTCATCCAGCCACCCTATCTGCTCGTCCCGTCTACACGTCCCGATGCTCGCTGCGCCGTTTCCTTGCTACGTCGTCGTGTCCATCCACCCACCTCACTTCGCCTCGCCACCGTCGGTCCCCCGCAGTGCCGCGCCCCCACCGCGCCTCGGGCTATCCCCTGTGGCCTCCTCCGCACCGCCTCCCCGCGTTGCCTCCTCCGCGCCGCATTCTCCACTGGGCCTTGCTTGCCTCGCCCGCCTCCATCTCGCTGCCTCCTCGCCGTGGCCCAGCCCACTTGCCACGACCGCCTCCATCGAGCCGGCGGGCCTCCACGACAGATGCTCCAGCAAGCAGGCGAGGGGGCCTCACACTCTCTAGAGCCAAATCACTCAAGGAATCACGGAGATCTTGAGCAAGGGAGTTGGGAGCACCAAGcttgaagagagagagagctttCTGTCGAAATGGATGAGTGAGTGAATAAGATGACCATTGGGGGCGAAGGGgtgaggtataaatacctcccacGTCACCCACAAAACGGTCGGGTCAGTCAGACCCCGAAGCCTCTGCGTCTAGGCGCGGAGGTTCCGCGCTGGCCAGAACAGAAAAGATTTTAGCACAGCTTGCTTTTCGTGGCTAGGATTATTTGAGTTGGGAGTGGTGTTTTGAGCACTTGGTTCCACCCAAGACCACTATTAGTATCCCCTTGAAAGTACGGCTTGTTCtataactcaattttaaaatataaaatgAATTAAACTAGCTCTTTAAGCCATTGCAAGCCATTCATTCGAGTTGGGGGTCTCCTCCTTTGTTTCTTTGCACCCACGATTAAAGATATGCTGTCAAACACTTGTTAAAGCCATTAGTCCTTTAATTATATGGTcaacatcaccaaaacccacttagagcatgattgcacttacaatctcccctttttggtaaatgttgacaacacaattaaagcttaCATTTAATTGAAAGATTGAGCTTTTGATAGCATGAATACAAGtgctcccccttaatatatgcaatattaatttgaatttaaaaaatgtCTCCTCAAGACGACTTTGCATATATTAAGAACAAATATGAAAGATACATTGTATTCATGCCATCGTGGGGTGCAAGAGATCTGTGTCAAATAATAATCCGTGATGCGTATGACAGATTATGCACAAAAGAAAATATCCTGGGTCTACAGACCGCAGAGCCTCTGGGCCTGAGCACGGAGCCTCCGTGTTCTGCACACTCAGAATATTTTCAACAGAACAGAAAAGCATCACATATATAAACAGACACCACACACAGATCTAAACAATGCTAGAGATATATGAAATATTAAGTAGTTCTAACATAGTTCTAGCATCCCATTACAAGCATAGAATTCATATATCCATGTCCATGACCACCAATCATCACACAAAGGCGAAACAAAGTATTATTATAGACCACTAAACAGAAAGAGACTTTGAAAATGACCTCAACTCTCACAGCTCACGACGTCCACTACTACTATTACTACGGCGACACGATGatgactgtaacaccctcggtgttaagcatgcatttaaccttgacattgcatgatcataagcatccatgagcatgcatgtgcatgagcaTTTCAATTGCTATACCTTTGTTAGCTTACATTTCATGTGTATTACTTATTTACCTTACTTAAGTTAGGGTTTTCATGTAACCAATGTATTAAATATGTATGGAACCTTGGGaatgctttaaacatgtttagaatagcataaagaataactttggtattcatgactaagcctagtttagtctctaagtcattgaTATGGTGTATGACATCATTTTAAAGtgctatgtttgacctagtttaaactatgtcatagagactttgcatggtagGGAATctttaaacaaagttgtagtatttgagtagagcaacaacttttatttttgggtcatgagctaattatgtgcatagcttagtctttttgaGCTTTCAAAAATCAACAATTCACTGTTTTCTagcacttagaattttctaagtcttttccTGATTTTCAGTTGCACTGGCTCAACTTTGAGTTGATTTTACTCCTTAACCAATGAGAATTAGGCCATGATCgtttaatagaaattgtagaagctatgaagggctacaactttgatttaggcgGTTTGCATTGATGAGCTACGAATTAGGAGTACGATCGTCGTCAACTTGCGCTGACAGTCGAAGATCGGAGCTCTGAATGGCGTCTACAGTGATCTGACCGGTTTCAGTAATTTGAAGCCGTgtggcgccgcgcgtcgccgccggcctgaccggccaggccacgtcgggccagAGCACGCCAACTCAAGCCCGCGCTCGCCCGTGACGCCTCTACACTCTCATTTCTTCGCCTGGCTTTCTCCTTCGCCTTCGCACTCGCCCGCAGCAACCACAGCAGCAGCTCCGCCAACGCCATTGCCGGCCTAGCTCGCACCACGTCCCTCCTCCGCCACCGTAGCAGCTCCTCTATGACCCTACTGCATCACCGTGCCTCCATTGCTCACCAGCCGCGCTTAGTAAGGCCCCAGCGCCGCGCACGGACTCACCGGAGTTCCGCCGTCGAGCTCCATCACCGTGGCCACACCGTTTCCGACTGCCTCTAGCCGTGGTAGTGGGTGTGTTAGCTTCGTAGTCGTGTGTAGATGCTCGGCGTAGCCCTAGTTTGTGCTTTTGTGGCCAGCTCCGGCGTCTCGCCGTCGAGCCGCATTGCCGCTCCACCATGAACGCCGCCATCGTTGTTAGCTCAGACGATAGGTCTTGATAGGTAGCTCTATAGGTGCGCGATGTTGTGTGGAAGCTCGAAGTACAGGTGCCGTCGCCGGTGaggctcgccgtcggcgagctccgtcGATTCCGCGCCGTCCCACGCTGCTCCCCTGTTTTGGTGcggatgacatgtgggcccgacTGTTTGGAGGGTCCCGGCTGTCAGTTGGTTAAGGATtgaaagatagttcatttatttcagtttttgcatgcaactttggaaaatcataagtggagttttagaggtccaattttggtgagccaaattttgttgtgttcctaatGAAGtttagttttttataaaaatatgaaatgtacagtttctagtatttttttatggtgattaaaatgtagttaaataagtgctttttgtatgttagtaaacttgtaaaatagatatcttgagctagaaaagtgataaaattatgattccaattttgttggtcttgtgttgacatgctctagctaggaaaaatattaaacttgctgtaaacttatttgaagtagggtgtttctatttatctagtaataaatggcattttctgaggaaaattgtagagataaaaatatgtaacatattgatatgaAAATTTTTATACAGTAGTATGGAACTATtatgatgctagaaaaaatatataatctgttgcttaacacttttctatagggtttactattttcactaaaataggcattgctagcttgtcatttttgtaaaggatgaTATACATGTTAAAATtgtatgaaacttttacagtaggctATTGAGAGCACTTgtaagccactgtaattttctgagaatttattatgcacatttggtataggtttattatttaacctaattatctaaataaattaataaattcatttaaataaatagtttgggctttaccattatgttttcttgagtgtaattggtattcttgaactgttggtagacttggtgttgtcaaattttgaatgcttacatgtagtagaaatattattgctttataattcgagttaGAATGGTTTTTAGACATATTttgtggtttggtatgttgcttagggaaaatgatgtttgctgtagaaagggttaataacaaagttgtatagaacttcttcatctagcttgtgttaaaatttcaggtcaataggccaaagggtttaggagttatagctgtttaaagttagtctcccgaaatgcttgctctctggaattcctggacagcactggattgatttcctgttttggttaggatagagtgtgaattagcttttggtgattaaataagagttgtagaaaattttataagattttcagaaagtccaagatcatagcatttggataaatagaacttcagttatgatataaacttgtaactgtcatgtgtagcttagacattgccttgtgtgaaatttgtaagtaactagagaagagatatgcacctactaggtAAAtgaggagttagcattgttatcactttgctacttaacatcattgtcgtagcatgtacattcctttatcacattcttcatgatccttcttatgcattcatgggacttacttatgcatatgcatgcaataggtgccaccGAGGAGATCACACTAGTGGAGCTCGACGCCGAGCTGCAGGAGGAGAATCAGGGAGTTCAGCACCTAGAGGTTCccagagaaggagagcctgagGTTGATCACCTTCCCAAGTGCCCGGATCACTAGCCGTCAATGTTCGtgaaaggtaagccccggagcattataagtctccctattttattaatgtcacttaaagttattcgtattgctgcattacgtgacaggagttgtttggaaaccattgctgcatattaccttccttgaccagaaatatctaccatgaattctatttaagtccaggaacgtttatcatgcttagctatgcttagaccggtagaagtcgggtgatttcctgtcacctgcgagctctaggtgataacttaatcacggttggctatattgtgctatcgtggaacataacctggtaatgtggaataaatggagaccgggcgaagTCTTATAGGCGGTATTGTAGggattccgtctgtgtcgtttaaggaccggatgttggaggtcatcttgtcatattgaacgcagcctctcacatagttggccggataagtcgttccgaccgcaaagccgagtagttcAATTCAGGCCGGGACCATGAGCggtaaaagtgcacactctggatggtagtaaggatgtgcggagagccattggcgtaagcccaagggcgggttagagtccctatcacccttggcagagtggttctctgattgtgcggcgctggtcgtacctgtgaatttggttcctgagttgtaccaaaggtgacctaaggctaccttcgtgaggtatgctagggtgtgtgttaggaataattccccagctaggtaggattcgattcgaatcgtcgtctctcccggatagtgagaacttaacttgagttcctttcatcgtagtaaattatggaaatgatggttatgagattatacaagaactcaactggatatggttattattgtgatgacttaatggtaccaacatgtttggcataggctagttgctaatctagtatgagataggattaataactgatgattcacaattaaagagatgttggataacttatgctttttctgcaaataatgtctaccagcactacttataaagccttacatactccttggtgtcttagtatattagttggacgggtaagtatagttgagtaccttctcgtactcagggttttattcccattgttgcagataacgttatgtttcatggctactgcaagaactgtcttgctcctactatggatgaggactaggaccatgggcaatggtcattctatatttcatctcacctttttgcttttggttggagatgactatgacactggctttgtattaaactacgtgtgatgttaatgttaaactactttgcttccgctactttcaaacttggtttgtaataattattcaaactctgatgtatgagacatatttgtgaactgtgatgtaacatgtgatgagttgtgttgaatctctacgatcttggtttgtatgttggttgtttgagatccttcacggttttgttggactaccgggtttatatgggctcaagtatgacggtttgatcacttcggtgattgctattgtacttgtgatcttataaattggatggttccgtgacaatgatgatgacgacgTCGACACAAAATATATGTCTCTCTCAATCTtgcctctctccccctttgtcaacaactaCCAAAAAGGGAAAGAACAAGTGATGTAAGGTACTAGAGCTCACTCCTTCCTGCTCCAGTCAGTACTAGTCTCACTGTCATCACCACCAGAAGGATCTGCCTACTGCCCGAAACAGTCCTCTCATTAGACTCCTCATCACTATCTGTCACCACAGCCCTGCCCTATCTGTGTGTAGTGGCGGTGTACCTCTATGGCCTGGACTATCTTCTCTCACGCCTCAGGATGTTCACCCTCTCACCAAGTGTCTCCAGGTCATGTGGTAGTTCaatgtcatcctcatcatcagaagAATCCACATATTGAGGAAACACAGGTGGAGGTGGAATCTCTCTAGTCTCAAGACCCATCTTCCTCTTTATGTTATTGATGTCCTTTCTTCCTTCATAAGCAATGTCCATGGCATACTTACACATGCAAAACATGTTCTTGAGCAGCTCCTTCAGCTTCTGACCTGTAGACCTATGGCAGGAAGAGGAAGGTCTGCTACTGCTAGGCCGGCGTGAGGGTCTAGCCTCTGCTACAGTTGATGTCTTAGTTGCTCCAACTAGTGCCTCCCAGCCTGTGTGCTGTCACTGAGTCAACCGGTAGGGCCTATGCTCCACATCCTTCTTGAAAATAATGCATGACACCCTCTCAATGATGTACATGATGTTGGGGGCATAGGGTAAATCATTCCTAGCATCATCCATAGAATCACTCAACTCAGCCCAAATGAACCTACTAATGGAGAATGCATCACTACCAGGAGCCATCCTTGCTAGCAGGTTCTTTGCATACTTCCTTAGAGATGTTGAGTCACCACCTTTTGGGTTGATTGTCTCTCTAAATAGATTGTTCATGTCATAGTAAAAAGATTTCAGCCCCATAGTTTTCCCATCAGCCAAGTCTCTCCTCTCATAAGCAAAGACAATGTTATCAGGTTTCATCACATCCTCTATCTAAATGGTGTCATCAAACCTGTCTCCACTCCCAAAGCCAAGAAT
This sequence is a window from Miscanthus floridulus cultivar M001 chromosome 10, ASM1932011v1, whole genome shotgun sequence. Protein-coding genes within it:
- the LOC136485043 gene encoding uncharacterized protein, with translation MGKGKVHPSPSPAAAAAGGRAGEMTTAEAVLMRLLPAAVLAAAAPLGAEGKEVLAYLVLASLRSSAPPTPTPARGGDGKAAGEHHRPELGCGCFGCYTAYWSRWDGSPEGDREAIHRAIEAFDEHLAEEERDRGGGKGGGGRRGRKKRAGAAAKDAVAAAKEKAGKVKGKGKEKEVGVDSLPPLPLLHPAADLPVPEEAPKMEDGAEYLTAEDEKEEASTAAAGGDDEKRRRGWGSVLSWKAWGLWGPTSQLPHGSPPSPCSV